The following are from one region of the Microbacterium sp. BK668 genome:
- a CDS encoding YbaK/EbsC family protein, whose translation MPSLTFSAALDRPELLAEPVREGLERLAPALAAEVRVTPIDASLADTAAFCAAYGVGMDEGANCIVVAGTRGEVTTYAACLVLGTTRADVNGVVRKHLGARRASFAPIDDAVALTGMEYGGITPIGLPEDWVILVDARVAALPAAIVGAGIRGAKLSVPGRVLAALPNAQVLEGLAREFRAG comes from the coding sequence GTGCCGTCGTTGACGTTCTCCGCCGCCCTGGATCGCCCTGAGCTGCTCGCCGAGCCGGTGCGGGAAGGACTCGAGCGCCTGGCTCCCGCGCTGGCGGCCGAGGTTCGCGTGACGCCGATCGATGCGTCGCTCGCCGACACGGCGGCGTTCTGTGCGGCCTACGGCGTCGGCATGGACGAGGGCGCGAACTGCATCGTCGTCGCCGGGACGCGCGGCGAGGTGACGACGTATGCCGCGTGCCTCGTGCTCGGCACGACCCGCGCCGATGTCAACGGCGTGGTGCGCAAGCACCTCGGTGCGCGCCGCGCGAGCTTCGCGCCGATCGATGACGCGGTGGCACTCACCGGCATGGAGTACGGCGGCATCACCCCGATCGGACTCCCCGAGGACTGGGTGATCCTCGTCGATGCCCGTGTCGCGGCACTGCCCGCCGCCATCGTGGGCGCCGGCATCCGCGGGGCCAAGCTCTCGGTGCCGGGAAGGGTTCTCGCCGCCCTCCCGAACGCGCAGGTGCTCGAGGGGCTCGCCCGCGAGTTCCGCGCGGGTTGA
- a CDS encoding aminotransferase class V-fold PLP-dependent enzyme, with amino-acid sequence MHAISEETRATVDVVLDYARRRALYQDIPLDKPLSPRDLARLASGSITPDGIGARRATALFENVLAPACVSTDHPGYLSFIPSAPTKAAIAFDLIVSASAIYGGSWLEGSGAVFAENEVLHWLAGEFGLPPGSGGVFVQGGTVGNLSALVAARDAARRRHAQEGRPDPARWVVVCSAEAHSSIASAAAVMDVDVVKAAVDADGRLHGESVERMLDAYGDAVFAVVATGGTTNFGIVDDIASVAAVTKERGIWLHIDGAYGLAAMLVERMRPAFAGVELADSVIVDPHKWLFAPFDACALIYREPSQALLAHTQKAEYLDTLTDTADWNPSDLAVQLTRRARGLPLWYSLATYGTDEYRAAIEYGIDLARRVADEIEAREGLSLVRDPQLSVVVFRREGWSLADYQAWSDRLLDEQTAFVVPSSHAGEPVLRFAIISPLTTYELLTGILDTLA; translated from the coding sequence ATGCACGCCATCTCGGAGGAGACGCGCGCGACCGTCGACGTCGTGCTCGACTACGCCCGCCGCCGGGCGCTCTACCAGGACATCCCGCTCGACAAGCCGCTGTCGCCGCGCGACCTCGCGCGCCTCGCGTCGGGGTCGATCACGCCCGACGGCATCGGCGCGCGACGGGCGACGGCGCTCTTCGAGAACGTCCTGGCCCCCGCCTGCGTGTCGACCGATCACCCCGGCTACCTGTCGTTCATCCCCTCGGCGCCGACGAAGGCCGCGATCGCGTTCGACCTCATCGTGTCGGCCTCCGCGATCTACGGCGGGTCGTGGCTGGAGGGCTCGGGCGCCGTCTTCGCCGAGAACGAGGTGCTGCACTGGCTCGCCGGAGAGTTCGGCCTGCCGCCCGGCTCCGGTGGGGTCTTCGTCCAGGGCGGGACGGTCGGCAACCTCTCGGCGCTCGTGGCGGCGAGGGACGCGGCGCGCCGGCGACACGCGCAGGAGGGCCGCCCCGACCCCGCGCGCTGGGTCGTCGTCTGCAGCGCCGAGGCGCACTCGTCGATCGCCTCGGCGGCGGCGGTGATGGACGTGGACGTGGTCAAGGCGGCCGTGGACGCCGACGGGCGCCTGCACGGCGAGTCGGTCGAGCGGATGCTGGACGCCTACGGCGACGCCGTGTTCGCCGTCGTCGCCACCGGCGGCACGACGAACTTCGGCATCGTCGACGACATCGCCTCGGTCGCGGCGGTGACGAAGGAGCGCGGCATCTGGCTGCACATCGACGGGGCGTACGGGCTGGCCGCGATGCTCGTGGAGCGCATGCGGCCCGCCTTCGCCGGGGTCGAGCTCGCGGACTCCGTCATCGTCGACCCGCACAAGTGGCTCTTCGCGCCGTTCGACGCGTGCGCGCTCATCTACCGGGAGCCGTCGCAGGCCCTCCTCGCGCACACGCAGAAGGCCGAGTACCTCGACACGCTGACCGACACGGCGGACTGGAATCCGTCGGATCTCGCGGTGCAGCTCACGCGCCGGGCCCGCGGGCTTCCGCTGTGGTACTCGCTCGCGACCTACGGCACGGATGAGTACCGTGCGGCCATCGAGTACGGCATCGACCTGGCGCGCCGCGTCGCCGACGAGATCGAGGCGCGGGAGGGGCTGTCGCTCGTGCGGGACCCGCAGCTGTCGGTCGTCGTGTTCCGGCGCGAGGGCTGGTCGCTCGCCGACTACCAGGCGTGGTCGGACCGCCTCCTCGACGAGCAGACGGCCTTCGTCGTGCCGAGCTCCCACGCCGGGGAGCCCGTGCTCCGCTTCGCGATCATCTCGCCGCTCACGACGTACGAGCTGCTGACGGGCATCCTCGACACGCTGGCCTGA
- a CDS encoding agmatine deiminase family protein — protein MSWRMPAETDRHERTWMAFPREGITLGDTDVLREEGYAAWTAVANAVAEFEPLTMVVDPSETVRARRMLGSDVEILEAPLDEFWMRDVGPTFVVDGARPGVLGAVDWTFNGWGAPDWAEWRLSAELGRIAGDAAGAEVVSSLLVNEGGGIHVDGEGTVLLTETVQLDPRRNRFADKARVEAELSRTIGATAFVWLPRGLTRDYDDFGTNGHVDIVATIVSPGRLLLHRQNDPAHPDFEVTRDLRALLEQQTDAAGRRFEIVDLPAPETLKDSEGFVDWSYVNHLVVNDGVIACGFGEEKADAAAREILADAYPGRRVVTVDARPIFDRGGGIHCITQQQPAVAS, from the coding sequence ATGAGCTGGCGCATGCCCGCCGAGACGGATCGGCACGAACGCACCTGGATGGCGTTCCCGCGCGAGGGCATCACCCTCGGCGACACCGACGTCCTCCGCGAGGAGGGCTACGCGGCATGGACCGCCGTCGCGAACGCGGTGGCCGAGTTCGAGCCGCTGACGATGGTCGTGGATCCGTCCGAGACGGTCCGGGCCCGACGGATGCTCGGCTCGGACGTCGAGATCCTCGAGGCGCCGCTCGACGAGTTCTGGATGCGGGACGTAGGCCCCACCTTCGTCGTCGACGGCGCGCGGCCCGGCGTCCTGGGAGCCGTCGACTGGACCTTCAACGGCTGGGGGGCGCCGGACTGGGCGGAGTGGCGGCTCTCCGCCGAGCTGGGCCGAATCGCCGGCGACGCGGCAGGCGCCGAGGTCGTGAGCTCGCTCCTGGTCAACGAGGGAGGCGGCATCCACGTCGACGGCGAGGGCACCGTGCTGCTCACCGAGACCGTGCAGCTCGACCCGCGCCGCAACCGCTTCGCCGACAAGGCGCGCGTCGAGGCCGAGCTCTCCCGCACGATCGGAGCAACGGCCTTCGTGTGGCTCCCGCGCGGTCTGACGCGCGACTACGACGACTTCGGCACGAACGGGCACGTCGACATCGTCGCGACGATCGTCTCGCCCGGGCGTCTGCTGCTGCACCGCCAGAACGACCCCGCGCACCCCGACTTCGAGGTCACGCGGGACCTGCGGGCGCTTCTCGAGCAGCAGACGGATGCCGCGGGACGCCGATTCGAGATCGTCGACCTCCCGGCGCCCGAGACGCTGAAGGACTCCGAGGGCTTCGTGGACTGGAGCTACGTCAACCACCTCGTCGTCAACGACGGCGTCATCGCGTGCGGCTTCGGCGAGGAGAAGGCGGATGCCGCGGCCCGCGAGATCCTCGCAGACGCCTATCCGGGCCGGCGCGTCGTGACAGTCGACGCGCGTCCGATCTTCGACCGCGGCGGCGGCATCCACTGCATCACGCAGCAGCAGCCGGCGGTGGCGTCGTGA
- a CDS encoding transglutaminase family protein: MRYVVSHRTAYTYSSPVRDSRGIYHLLPRSLPWQEVASASVAVDPLPLDLHRDTDSYGNAVTYFQVTDAHRELVIESRSDVAVVQPRYDEDALAVPWERARPLVNRDDPDAWAAVEFALESPRAVHAEGVAEYAAASLSRGRPIGEAATDLMRRIHADFDYDSTATTVTSTVAEVLRKRAGVCQDFAHLALACLRSHGIAARYVSGYLATQPPPGKERVVGADASHAWLAVWMPGSSDWLAIDPTNDQWANERYVTVAWGRDYGDVSPVRGVIFTKSKKSTLQVNVDVAPVG, encoded by the coding sequence ATGAGGTACGTCGTCTCGCATCGCACCGCCTACACGTACAGCTCGCCCGTGCGCGACAGCCGCGGCATCTACCACCTCCTCCCCCGGTCGCTGCCGTGGCAGGAGGTCGCCTCCGCGAGCGTGGCCGTGGACCCGCTCCCCCTCGACCTCCATCGCGACACCGACAGCTACGGCAACGCCGTGACGTACTTCCAGGTCACCGACGCCCACCGCGAGCTCGTCATCGAGTCGCGCAGCGACGTGGCGGTCGTCCAGCCCCGGTATGACGAGGACGCCCTCGCGGTGCCGTGGGAGCGGGCCCGTCCGCTCGTGAACAGGGATGATCCGGATGCCTGGGCCGCCGTCGAGTTCGCCCTCGAGTCGCCGCGAGCCGTCCACGCCGAGGGCGTGGCGGAGTACGCCGCGGCATCCCTCTCCCGCGGACGCCCCATCGGCGAGGCGGCGACCGACCTGATGCGCCGGATCCACGCAGACTTCGACTACGACAGCACCGCGACGACCGTCACCTCCACCGTCGCCGAAGTGCTGCGCAAGCGCGCCGGCGTCTGCCAGGACTTCGCGCACCTCGCGCTGGCGTGCCTGCGCAGCCACGGCATCGCCGCCCGTTACGTCAGCGGCTATCTCGCGACGCAGCCCCCGCCCGGCAAGGAGCGGGTGGTCGGGGCGGATGCCTCGCACGCGTGGCTCGCCGTGTGGATGCCCGGATCGTCGGACTGGCTCGCGATCGACCCGACGAACGACCAGTGGGCCAACGAGCGCTACGTCACCGTCGCCTGGGGACGCGACTACGGCGACGTGTCGCCGGTCCGCGGCGTCATCTTCACGAAGTCGAAGAAGTCGACGCTGCAGGTGAACGTCGACGTCGCGCCCGTCGGCTGA
- a CDS encoding amidase gives MIDVVEASIADLRAALESGRTTAVELVQAYLARIDAYDGPDTDTALNAVVVRNPDAVAEATASDSRRARGETLGPLDGIPYTAKDSYLVRGLTAAAGSPAFADLVAQRDAFTIERLRAGGAICLGLTNMPPMANGGMQRGVYGRAESPYSADWLTAPFASGSSNGSGTATAASFAAFGLGEETWSSGRGPATNNALCAYTPSRGVVSTRGNWPLVPTMDVVVPQTRTMADLLEVLDVIVADDDETRGDFWRAQPWIGLPAASDVRPASYPALAVTDASAAAAVLSGRRIGIPRMYINADPDAGTGTGIGGPTGERIQTRDSVIVLWQAAQRDLEAAGATVVEVDFPVVSNYESDRAGAPTISTRGFVTPEYLKREIVDLSAWSWEDFLAANGDPGLSTLADVDGARIFPRPPGAELDRYTGFDDDIAEYPAWVRTHAGASPWSDMPELEEGLHGLEKTRRVDLEEWMDGLGLDAVVFPAVADVGPADMDRVEASADLGWRNGVWVANGNLAIRHLGIPTVTVPMGTMADIGMPVGLTFAGRAYDDTALLRLAAAFEATGARRTEPPRTPRLHG, from the coding sequence GTGATCGACGTCGTCGAGGCATCCATCGCCGACCTGCGCGCCGCGCTCGAATCGGGCCGGACGACCGCCGTGGAGCTCGTGCAGGCCTACCTCGCCCGGATCGACGCTTATGACGGGCCCGACACCGACACGGCACTCAACGCCGTGGTCGTGCGCAACCCCGACGCCGTGGCGGAGGCCACAGCATCCGATTCCCGCCGCGCACGCGGCGAGACGCTCGGTCCTCTCGACGGGATCCCGTACACGGCGAAGGACTCGTACCTCGTGAGGGGCCTCACCGCAGCCGCGGGCAGCCCCGCGTTCGCCGACCTCGTCGCGCAGCGCGACGCCTTCACGATCGAGCGGCTGCGCGCGGGCGGGGCGATCTGCCTCGGCCTGACGAACATGCCGCCGATGGCCAACGGCGGCATGCAGCGCGGCGTGTACGGCCGCGCCGAGAGCCCGTACAGCGCCGACTGGCTGACCGCCCCGTTCGCGTCCGGGTCGTCGAACGGCTCGGGCACGGCGACGGCGGCGAGCTTCGCCGCCTTCGGTCTCGGCGAGGAGACGTGGTCGAGCGGCCGCGGCCCCGCGACCAACAACGCCCTGTGCGCGTACACGCCCTCGCGCGGCGTCGTCTCGACCCGCGGCAACTGGCCGCTCGTCCCCACGATGGACGTCGTGGTCCCGCAGACGCGGACGATGGCCGACCTGCTCGAAGTCCTCGACGTCATCGTCGCCGACGACGACGAGACACGCGGCGACTTCTGGCGCGCGCAGCCGTGGATCGGATTGCCGGCCGCCTCCGACGTGCGGCCCGCGTCGTACCCCGCTCTCGCGGTGACGGATGCCTCGGCCGCCGCCGCCGTCCTCTCCGGCCGCCGCATCGGCATCCCCCGCATGTACATAAACGCCGATCCCGACGCGGGAACCGGCACGGGCATCGGCGGGCCGACCGGCGAGCGCATCCAGACGCGGGACTCCGTCATCGTGCTGTGGCAGGCGGCGCAACGCGACCTGGAGGCCGCCGGCGCCACCGTCGTCGAGGTCGACTTCCCCGTCGTCTCCAACTACGAGAGCGACCGGGCGGGAGCGCCGACGATCTCGACGCGCGGCTTCGTGACACCGGAGTACCTGAAGCGCGAGATCGTCGACCTGTCCGCATGGTCGTGGGAGGACTTCCTCGCGGCGAACGGCGACCCCGGCCTCTCGACGCTCGCCGACGTGGACGGCGCCCGGATCTTCCCGCGCCCGCCCGGAGCGGAGCTCGATCGCTACACCGGCTTCGACGACGACATCGCGGAGTACCCCGCGTGGGTGCGCACCCACGCGGGCGCGTCGCCGTGGAGCGACATGCCCGAGCTCGAGGAGGGTCTGCACGGCCTCGAGAAGACGCGGCGCGTCGACCTCGAGGAGTGGATGGACGGCCTCGGCCTCGACGCCGTCGTCTTCCCGGCGGTGGCCGACGTCGGGCCCGCCGACATGGACCGGGTCGAGGCATCCGCAGATCTCGGCTGGCGCAACGGGGTGTGGGTCGCCAACGGCAACCTCGCGATCCGGCACCTCGGCATCCCGACGGTCACGGTGCCCATGGGGACGATGGCCGACATCGGGATGCCGGTGGGCCTGACCTTCGCCGGACGGGCGTACGACGACACGGCGCTGCTGCGGCTCGCCGCCGCGTTCGAGGCCACCGGCGCGCGGCGCACCGAGCCGCCGCGCACGCCCAGGCTCCACGGCTGA
- a CDS encoding TetR family transcriptional regulator C-terminal domain-containing protein — translation MSSSPRRKTARKSPQERAEEIASAARDLALAEGLSSVTLRAVAGRVGVAPALVAHYEPNMDALVAASFCAVVSAELGEIRAAITAAATPTESLAALLRTLLDGTRDDVTVVWVEAWAMGRRNETLAEAVRAEMDAWQSVVQDVVESGIASGEFETTDAAASADVAWQLLGMIDGLNAQALVRWNDERSRGSVLHRAVEGMLGLDRFALDGVAASGR, via the coding sequence ATGTCAAGCAGTCCGCGACGGAAGACAGCTCGCAAGTCGCCGCAGGAGCGCGCGGAAGAGATCGCTTCGGCCGCGCGCGACCTCGCGCTGGCGGAGGGGCTTTCGTCCGTGACCCTCCGGGCCGTCGCCGGCCGCGTGGGGGTCGCCCCCGCCCTCGTCGCCCACTACGAGCCCAACATGGACGCGCTCGTCGCCGCGTCGTTCTGCGCCGTCGTGTCGGCGGAGCTCGGTGAGATCCGCGCCGCGATCACCGCCGCTGCGACCCCCACCGAGTCGCTCGCCGCGCTGCTGCGGACCCTCCTCGACGGCACCCGCGACGACGTCACCGTCGTGTGGGTCGAGGCCTGGGCGATGGGTCGCCGCAACGAGACGCTCGCCGAGGCGGTCCGCGCCGAGATGGACGCGTGGCAGTCGGTCGTGCAGGACGTGGTCGAGTCCGGCATCGCCTCGGGCGAGTTCGAGACGACGGATGCCGCGGCCTCCGCCGATGTCGCGTGGCAGCTGCTCGGCATGATCGACGGGCTGAACGCCCAGGCACTCGTCCGCTGGAACGACGAGCGGTCCCGCGGGTCGGTGCTCCACCGGGCCGTGGAGGGGATGCTCGGGCTCGACCGGTTCGCTCTCGACGGGGTCGCCGCTTCCGGTCGCTGA